A portion of the Pedobacter cryoconitis genome contains these proteins:
- the pgl gene encoding 6-phosphogluconolactonase has translation MNLLIYKTKSELLEDLADYVIAIAEKAIAEKDCFNFVLTGGNSPKDLYEMLSTTYREKLDWSKVFFFIGDERNVPPGHESYNGLMAKKSILAPLNVAADHIFFVDTTLAPEKAAIEYAKAITTHFKGADLAFDLILLGMGDDGHTASLFPGTDILDSKEVTVESVFVEKLATYRISFTAPLINKAKNVAFLVFGEAKADALKHVIEDDPKTPELYPSQLIDPIDGSLTWFLDSDAAKLLDN, from the coding sequence ATGAATTTACTGATCTATAAAACAAAGAGTGAGCTGCTGGAAGATTTAGCAGATTACGTGATTGCAATTGCAGAAAAGGCGATTGCAGAAAAGGATTGTTTTAATTTTGTGCTCACCGGCGGTAATTCCCCTAAAGATTTATATGAAATGCTGTCTACCACCTATCGTGAAAAGCTGGATTGGTCAAAGGTATTTTTCTTTATTGGAGATGAACGTAATGTTCCACCCGGACATGAAAGCTATAATGGCTTAATGGCAAAGAAATCAATATTAGCTCCTTTAAATGTCGCTGCTGATCATATCTTTTTTGTAGATACTACATTAGCTCCTGAAAAAGCTGCAATTGAGTATGCTAAAGCAATTACTACTCATTTTAAGGGTGCAGACCTTGCTTTTGACCTTATTTTATTAGGCATGGGCGATGACGGGCATACAGCTTCGTTATTCCCGGGTACTGATATTTTAGACAGCAAAGAAGTAACGGTTGAGAGTGTATTTGTAGAGAAATTAGCGACTTACAGAATCAGTTTTACCGCCCCTTTGATCAATAAGGCTAAAAATGTGGCCTTCCTTGTATTTGGCGAAGCTAAAGCTGATGCGTTGAAACATGTCATTGAGGATGATCCTAAGACTCCTGAATTGTATCCATCACAATTGATTGATCCGATTGACGGAAGCCTGACCTGGTTTTTGGATAGTGATGCAGCAAAATTGCTGGATAACTAA
- a CDS encoding ORF6N domain-containing protein, translating to MIDEVVMNKIHLIREQKVMLDKDLAELYGVKPIRLREQVKRNLDRFPLNFMFQLTPQETENILSQFAIPSRQQLGGILPYAFTEHGVLMLSNVLKGEKPIQMSIRIIEVFVKLRETILLHKDISLLVQEVEKRLYKQGEKIEVLFNYLSKFIEKDEQPRTLIGFKTKKEQ from the coding sequence ATGATAGATGAAGTTGTAATGAATAAAATACACCTGATCAGGGAGCAGAAAGTTATGCTTGATAAAGATCTGGCCGAACTTTATGGCGTTAAACCTATCCGTTTAAGAGAACAAGTGAAGCGTAATCTGGATCGTTTTCCATTGAATTTTATGTTTCAGTTAACGCCCCAGGAGACTGAAAACATACTATCGCAATTTGCGATACCTTCCAGACAGCAGCTAGGAGGCATATTGCCTTATGCTTTTACGGAGCATGGTGTGCTCATGTTGTCGAATGTTCTTAAAGGAGAGAAGCCAATACAGATGAGTATCCGCATTATAGAAGTCTTTGTCAAGCTAAGAGAAACCATTCTTCTGCATAAAGATATTTCCCTATTGGTACAGGAAGTAGAGAAGCGACTTTATAAACAAGGTGAGAAAATTGAAGTTCTTTTTAACTACCTGAGTAAGTTTATAGAGAAAGATGAACAGCCAAGAACGCTGATTGGTTTTAAGACTAAAAAAGAGCAATGA
- a CDS encoding NAD(P)/FAD-dependent oxidoreductase, with translation MPVQTDILIIGGGLAGLTAALHLQQAGIEAILIEKDIYPHHKVCGEYISNEVLPYLKWLDADPAVLSPSVISKMQFSTVSGRRISTRLPMGGFGVSRYKLDHFLYQKFLAKGGRVIQDTVSHVVFEKDTFLVSTQGEKQYIARQVIGAYGKRSAIDLKLKRKFIQHKSPFLAVKGHYAGEFEDGLVALHNFKGGYCGASKIEDQKINICYLANYETFKRYKNIATYQENVLYQNKHLKSLFEKSELLFDAPITISQLSFGAREAVVDHILMIGDTAALIHPLCGNGMAMAIHSAKICSELLILFFKGEIPDRTDMEKRYLISWNHHFKSRLWMGRTLSALFEKEYLTEKLLGGMVRLPFILPLIIKNTHGHTLTVPE, from the coding sequence ATGCCTGTACAAACTGATATTTTAATTATAGGTGGCGGGCTTGCCGGATTAACCGCAGCATTACATCTCCAGCAAGCAGGGATTGAGGCCATCCTGATCGAAAAGGATATTTATCCTCATCATAAAGTTTGCGGTGAATACATTTCTAATGAGGTTCTCCCCTATTTAAAGTGGCTGGACGCTGATCCGGCTGTGCTGTCTCCTTCGGTAATTTCCAAAATGCAATTTTCTACAGTTTCAGGGCGTCGTATTTCTACCCGGTTACCTATGGGTGGATTTGGAGTGAGCCGTTATAAACTGGATCATTTTCTCTATCAGAAATTTCTGGCTAAAGGAGGCCGCGTGATACAGGATACAGTAAGTCATGTAGTTTTTGAAAAAGATACTTTCCTGGTTTCCACACAAGGTGAAAAACAATATATAGCCAGACAAGTGATTGGTGCTTATGGCAAACGTTCTGCTATAGACCTCAAATTAAAAAGGAAGTTTATACAGCATAAATCGCCATTTCTGGCTGTAAAAGGACATTATGCTGGTGAATTTGAAGACGGACTTGTTGCATTGCATAATTTTAAAGGAGGCTATTGCGGTGCTTCTAAAATCGAGGATCAAAAGATAAATATCTGTTACCTCGCAAATTATGAAACTTTCAAAAGATATAAAAACATCGCAACTTATCAGGAAAATGTATTGTATCAGAATAAACATCTAAAAAGCCTTTTTGAAAAATCCGAACTCTTGTTTGATGCACCAATAACGATCAGTCAACTCTCTTTTGGTGCCAGAGAAGCAGTGGTTGATCATATCCTGATGATTGGCGACACTGCGGCATTGATACATCCTTTATGTGGAAACGGCATGGCTATGGCTATACATAGCGCAAAGATCTGCTCAGAATTACTGATTTTGTTTTTCAAAGGGGAGATTCCTGATAGAACTGACATGGAAAAACGTTATCTTATCTCCTGGAACCACCACTTTAAATCCAGATTATGGATGGGAAGGACTTTATCAGCCCTGTTCGAAAAAGAATATTTAACAGAAAAATTATTGGGTGGAATGGTTCGGCTGCCATTCATACTGCCTTTGATCATCAAAAATACACATGGCCATACTTTAACTGTTCCTGAATAA
- a CDS encoding methyltransferase domain-containing protein: MFVDTTYRSNAPEIMDNFQMEGEILRDALDKIASINRLLGGNKVTLEGIIYLLRAQPKSALIRITDIGCGNGDMLRALAAYAEKNDLNFILTGIDANNFTIEHARSLSAGYKNISYECIDIFDKPNKEQSADIILCTLTLHHFKDQEIITLLQSFQQTARLGFVINDLQRSAIAYYLFLGLCFVFRLNEMSREDGLVSILRGFKRKDLMSFSKTLGLKNYLIKWKWAFRYQWIVKIS, from the coding sequence ATGTTTGTAGATACCACTTATAGAAGCAATGCTCCTGAAATTATGGATAATTTCCAGATGGAGGGTGAAATACTCAGAGATGCATTAGACAAAATTGCCAGCATCAACCGCCTGCTTGGCGGAAACAAGGTCACACTGGAAGGAATTATTTATTTACTGCGGGCACAACCAAAATCTGCATTGATCCGTATTACAGATATAGGGTGCGGAAACGGAGATATGTTAAGAGCGCTTGCAGCTTATGCAGAGAAAAATGATTTAAACTTTATACTCACTGGTATAGATGCAAATAATTTCACGATTGAGCACGCCAGGAGTTTATCTGCAGGTTATAAAAATATAAGCTATGAATGCATAGATATATTTGATAAGCCGAATAAAGAGCAATCAGCAGATATTATACTTTGTACTTTAACATTACATCATTTTAAAGATCAGGAGATCATTACACTGCTGCAAAGTTTTCAGCAGACAGCAAGGCTCGGTTTTGTGATTAATGATTTACAACGGAGTGCAATCGCTTATTACCTGTTTCTGGGTTTATGTTTTGTATTCCGCCTGAATGAGATGTCACGTGAAGATGGACTGGTTTCTATTCTCCGCGGATTTAAAAGAAAAGATTTAATGTCGTTTTCAAAAACATTAGGCCTTAAAAATTACTTAATCAAATGGAAATGGGCGTTCCGCTACCAATGGATAGTTAAAATATCATGA
- a CDS encoding type III polyketide synthase, translating to MSVTIKSISKALPEYSRSTAEIIPFLDGWLHGQEDRFVRKVKKIFENAAVDKRYSFMSPEEVFSDLTFEERNDIYCREGIKLGTKCLTDAIEKAGWKNEDLDYIITVSCTGIMIPSLDAYLINALKLRQDIVRLPVTEMGCAAGVSGIIYAKNFLKSNPGKRAAVIAVESPTATFQRNDFSMANIVSAAIFGDGAACILLSSHPEDDGPEIMDEEMYHFYDAEDMMGFKMTNTGLQMVLDVTVPETIATHFPAIIHPFLEKNGLNIQAIDHLIFHPGGKKIIEIVEALFGDLGKNINDTKAILRLYGNMSSVTVLYVLERIMDAKPKPGERGLMLSFGPGFSAQRILLQW from the coding sequence ATGAGTGTAACCATAAAAAGCATCAGCAAAGCATTGCCTGAATATTCAAGAAGTACAGCGGAGATCATTCCTTTTCTGGACGGGTGGCTGCATGGTCAGGAAGACCGGTTTGTCCGTAAGGTTAAAAAGATATTTGAAAATGCTGCAGTAGATAAACGCTATTCATTTATGTCTCCCGAAGAAGTTTTCAGCGACCTTACTTTTGAAGAACGCAATGATATTTATTGCAGAGAGGGTATTAAACTAGGTACAAAATGTCTGACTGATGCGATTGAGAAGGCAGGCTGGAAAAATGAAGATCTTGATTATATCATTACCGTAAGCTGCACGGGAATTATGATCCCCTCTTTAGATGCTTATCTGATCAATGCCTTAAAACTGCGCCAGGATATTGTGCGCCTTCCGGTTACAGAAATGGGCTGTGCAGCTGGTGTGTCAGGGATTATATACGCTAAAAATTTCCTGAAATCCAATCCTGGCAAAAGAGCTGCAGTTATCGCTGTAGAATCTCCAACGGCCACTTTTCAGCGCAATGACTTTTCGATGGCCAATATTGTAAGTGCAGCTATTTTTGGAGATGGTGCAGCCTGTATCCTCTTGTCTTCACATCCGGAGGATGACGGACCGGAAATAATGGACGAAGAAATGTATCACTTTTATGATGCAGAAGACATGATGGGCTTTAAAATGACCAATACCGGTTTACAAATGGTATTGGATGTTACTGTTCCTGAAACAATTGCTACACACTTTCCCGCTATTATTCATCCTTTTCTGGAAAAAAACGGATTAAATATTCAGGCTATAGACCATTTGATTTTTCATCCCGGCGGAAAGAAAATCATTGAAATTGTAGAAGCCTTATTTGGTGATCTTGGAAAAAATATAAACGATACTAAAGCGATTTTAAGGTTATATGGAAACATGTCAAGCGTTACCGTACTCTATGTGCTTGAGCGGATTATGGATGCCAAACCTAAACCTGGAGAAAGGGGGCTGATGCTTAGTTTTGGTCCCGGATTTTCTGCACAACGAATTTTATTGCAGTGGTAA
- a CDS encoding 3-hydroxyacyl-ACP dehydratase FabZ family protein: MNTQEILSKLPYSKPFLFVDELLQIDENGSTGTYTFDKDLDFYKGHFKDAPVTPGVILTETMAQIGLVCLGIYLSENANTELKAHVMLTSTAMDFMKPVFPGEKVTVTAEKVYFRFKKLNCNVVMKNEAGETVCKGNISGMVTTKMND; this comes from the coding sequence ATGAATACACAAGAAATACTATCAAAATTACCTTACAGCAAACCTTTTTTATTTGTTGATGAGTTATTACAAATCGATGAGAACGGATCAACAGGTACTTATACTTTTGATAAAGACCTTGATTTCTATAAAGGACATTTTAAAGATGCACCGGTTACACCAGGGGTAATCTTAACAGAGACCATGGCACAGATCGGGTTGGTTTGCCTGGGTATTTATTTATCGGAAAATGCAAATACAGAACTGAAAGCACATGTGATGCTGACTTCTACGGCAATGGATTTTATGAAACCTGTTTTTCCGGGTGAAAAGGTTACCGTAACTGCTGAAAAAGTATACTTCAGGTTTAAAAAGCTGAATTGTAACGTCGTGATGAAAAACGAAGCAGGAGAAACAGTTTGCAAAGGAAATATTTCAGGAATGGTAACGACAAAAATGAATGACTAA
- a CDS encoding beta-ketoacyl-[acyl-carrier-protein] synthase family protein — MTNRVVVTGLGVVSPNGADITQFRDALKNGVSGIRHDLQLEQLLFSCQIAGKPVIDAARISQYFTDLEIRNLESTGIIYGVIAGLDAWKDAGLNPAPDEMPDWESGTVFGTGTSGIDKFRGAIYKLDNLQIRKLGSSIVAQTMASGVSALLAGKLGLGNQVTTNSSACATGTESVLMAYERIKSGQATVMLAGSTSDSGPYIWAGFDAMKVCTYKHNEAPEKGSRPMSATASGFVPGSGAGALVLESLDSALARGARIYAEILGGHVNSGGQRGEGTMTAPNPVAVQRCLSKAFKDAGIQPAEVEVINGHLTATVKDPLEIQNWVTALGRSGKDFPYINSVKGMIGHCISAAGSIECVASVLQLHEGFIFPNINCEDLHPAIEMLIDPERIPRVCLQKDFNILVKASFGFGDVNACLVLKKYNDG, encoded by the coding sequence ATGACTAACCGTGTTGTCGTCACTGGTTTAGGGGTTGTTTCACCAAATGGTGCGGACATTACGCAATTCAGGGATGCGCTTAAAAATGGTGTGTCCGGGATCCGGCATGATCTGCAGCTGGAACAACTTCTTTTCTCTTGCCAGATTGCAGGGAAACCAGTGATTGATGCAGCCCGGATTAGCCAATATTTCACTGACCTGGAAATCAGGAACCTGGAAAGCACGGGAATTATATATGGTGTAATTGCGGGTTTAGATGCGTGGAAGGATGCAGGGCTTAACCCTGCTCCGGATGAAATGCCTGATTGGGAAAGCGGAACTGTTTTCGGTACCGGAACTTCTGGTATTGACAAATTCAGAGGTGCTATTTATAAATTAGACAACCTGCAGATCCGTAAGCTGGGCAGTTCTATAGTTGCCCAGACTATGGCAAGCGGAGTCAGTGCATTACTAGCCGGAAAACTTGGATTGGGTAATCAGGTAACAACAAACTCTTCTGCTTGTGCAACAGGAACGGAAAGTGTTTTGATGGCTTATGAGCGTATTAAATCGGGTCAGGCAACCGTAATGCTGGCTGGCAGCACAAGTGATAGCGGACCGTATATATGGGCTGGTTTTGATGCAATGAAAGTCTGCACGTACAAACATAATGAAGCTCCCGAAAAAGGAAGCCGCCCAATGAGTGCAACGGCAAGTGGCTTTGTTCCTGGAAGCGGTGCAGGAGCTTTAGTGTTAGAGAGTCTGGACAGTGCTTTAGCAAGGGGTGCCAGGATTTATGCGGAAATACTGGGCGGACATGTCAATTCTGGCGGACAGCGTGGTGAAGGTACAATGACCGCACCTAATCCAGTAGCGGTACAAAGATGTCTGTCCAAAGCATTCAAAGATGCAGGCATACAACCTGCTGAAGTTGAGGTGATTAATGGTCATTTAACAGCAACTGTAAAAGATCCGCTTGAAATACAAAATTGGGTAACGGCATTGGGGCGTTCCGGTAAGGATTTCCCTTATATCAATTCGGTTAAGGGGATGATTGGACATTGCATCTCTGCAGCAGGCAGCATTGAATGTGTAGCTTCTGTTTTACAACTTCATGAAGGGTTTATTTTTCCTAATATCAATTGTGAAGATCTGCATCCTGCCATTGAAATGCTGATAGATCCGGAGCGGATCCCCCGTGTTTGTCTCCAAAAAGATTTTAATATACTCGTCAAAGCAAGTTTTGGTTTTGGCGATGTCAATGCCTGTTTAGTCTTAAAAAAATATAATGATGGATAG
- a CDS encoding acyl carrier protein → MMDREVIISAIKEVAAPYTQDKEALDQLSETTSFITDLKINSANLVDIVLDLEEKFGIEIDNDSMAKMLDVKSTLDVIEAKLAEIDRQ, encoded by the coding sequence ATGATGGATAGAGAAGTTATCATTTCCGCTATTAAAGAAGTTGCAGCGCCTTATACGCAGGACAAAGAAGCATTAGATCAGCTTAGTGAGACCACAAGTTTTATTACAGACCTGAAAATCAATTCTGCCAACCTGGTTGATATTGTACTGGACCTGGAAGAAAAGTTCGGCATAGAGATCGATAATGATTCTATGGCAAAAATGCTGGATGTCAAATCAACACTCGACGTCATTGAAGCCAAACTTGCTGAAATTGATAGGCAATGA
- a CDS encoding 4'-phosphopantetheinyl transferase family protein, translating into MSNQHSTSLKPNLLKLIGNDLVDLRLAAIESNWRRKGYLNKICTPEEQKLVLEAAMPDEMLWLIWTMKEAACKIVQRSTGIRKYEPLNFCCTLNTQGIEISGMVSYFKDSFLIRSELQSTFIHSVAVSDIKDFDQLHLQYLKPGIAYKAEFNTITELYQLAGTPSGIPELTHQITGQKHAVSVSHHGDYLAVIYSDSLLLTD; encoded by the coding sequence ATGTCAAATCAACACTCGACGTCATTGAAGCCAAACTTGCTGAAATTGATAGGCAATGATCTGGTAGACCTGCGCCTGGCAGCGATAGAGAGCAACTGGAGGAGAAAAGGCTACCTGAACAAGATATGTACGCCTGAAGAACAAAAACTGGTTCTGGAAGCTGCTATGCCTGATGAAATGTTATGGTTGATCTGGACTATGAAAGAAGCCGCTTGTAAAATAGTTCAGCGCAGTACAGGAATCAGAAAGTATGAGCCTTTAAATTTTTGCTGCACATTGAATACGCAGGGTATAGAAATATCGGGAATGGTGAGTTACTTTAAGGATAGTTTTCTAATTAGAAGTGAGCTCCAAAGTACATTCATCCATTCTGTTGCAGTATCGGATATTAAGGATTTTGATCAGCTGCATTTGCAGTATCTGAAACCTGGTATTGCTTACAAAGCCGAATTTAACACTATAACTGAGCTTTATCAGCTGGCCGGTACTCCATCAGGTATCCCGGAGTTAACCCATCAGATTACCGGCCAAAAGCATGCTGTTTCTGTAAGCCACCATGGTGACTATCTGGCTGTTATTTATTCAGATTCTCTTCTATTAACAGATTAA
- a CDS encoding exopolyphosphatase: protein MLRYAAIDVGSNAVRLLIADITHNENGFGFKKNTLVRVPLRLGDDAFLDHKISARKIEDLIKTMQAFKNLMDVYQVTKYLACATSSMREAQNGLEIIQMIKEKANVDLEIIEGQREANIIYANHIEDDLDIKKNYLYIDVGGGSTELSVFVNKIPVASKSFDIGTIRILDNQDKEETWEEMRLWVKDQTRYHKNLAGIGTGGNINKLYKMANEKEGTPLTFLKLKSLYNQLNSHSLKERIQIFNLNPDRADVIIPASEIFITLMKWTGIKQIHVPRVGMADGIINLLIEENLNK from the coding sequence ATGCTCAGATATGCAGCAATTGATGTTGGCTCTAATGCCGTTAGACTGCTTATTGCAGATATAACACACAATGAAAATGGGTTTGGTTTTAAAAAGAATACGCTGGTCAGGGTTCCGTTAAGGTTAGGTGATGACGCCTTTCTTGACCATAAAATCTCGGCACGTAAAATCGAAGACCTGATCAAAACTATGCAGGCCTTTAAAAACCTGATGGATGTTTATCAGGTGACTAAATATCTTGCTTGTGCAACATCTTCTATGAGAGAGGCACAAAACGGGCTTGAGATCATTCAAATGATTAAAGAGAAAGCCAATGTTGACCTGGAGATTATTGAAGGTCAGCGGGAAGCTAATATTATTTATGCCAATCATATCGAGGATGACCTTGATATCAAGAAAAACTATCTTTACATAGATGTAGGTGGTGGTAGCACAGAGTTGTCTGTTTTCGTAAATAAAATACCTGTGGCTTCTAAATCATTTGATATCGGAACAATCAGAATTCTTGATAACCAGGATAAAGAAGAAACCTGGGAAGAGATGAGGCTCTGGGTTAAGGATCAAACCAGGTATCATAAAAACCTGGCAGGCATAGGCACTGGAGGGAATATCAATAAATTGTATAAAATGGCGAATGAAAAAGAGGGAACGCCTTTAACTTTTCTGAAACTCAAATCTCTTTACAATCAATTGAATAGCCATTCCTTAAAAGAACGTATCCAGATTTTTAACCTGAACCCAGACCGTGCTGATGTAATCATTCCGGCCAGTGAAATCTTTATTACCCTGATGAAGTGGACCGGTATCAAGCAGATTCACGTACCAAGAGTGGGTATGGCAGATGGGATTATTAATCTGTTAATAGAAGAGAATCTGAATAAATAA
- the ppk1 gene encoding polyphosphate kinase 1, with translation MTKKKVPFLNRELSWLYFNERVLQEATDETVPLIERIKFLSIFSSNLEEFYRVRVATMTRLSNLNDKAKELLGFNPKKVLNEIKNIVVKQERKFEQLFQATLINELAQNRIFILNDTQLNVARGEFVKEHFRDKILSNLVPIMIDMEKPFPELKDRYLYFFVRLKKKTGKKDEKYALIELPPDLPRFLVLPETNGLKFIILAEDIIKYCLDDIFYVFKYDEMDAYSIQLTRDAELDIDKNVSDKFIDELKTSLDKRKKGKPMRLLYDTEMPFDMLGVLVAKMKLEAESLIPGNRYHKFGDFIRFPNVGDKSLEYPANIPLKVFGLHRTQSIFNKLAERDYLVNLPYQSYDYIILFLREAAIDPKVTAINITLYRLAENSRVINALINAAKNGKKVNCLVELKARFDERANIFWTNRLEEEGVHVNYGLTDYKVHSKICLVTRIEKGRPVYYANLATGNFNEKTAKLYCDHSIFTAKKEITHDLIKLFAALNKRTVATGFKYLIVSPLESRTKFYTLIDREIKIAKSGKPAYLIFKVNSLADEGIVEKLYDASNAGVKIKLIVRGICCLVPGVKDFSENITVISIIDKFLEHARVFIFGNNGKEEMFLSSGDLMSRNFEHRVEVGFPVLDEDVKQEIRDIIDFQLQDNVKARDITRLNNNKYHKNRLSTKVRAQVQTYNYLKNKHQ, from the coding sequence ATGACAAAGAAGAAGGTCCCATTTTTAAATAGAGAACTCAGCTGGTTATATTTCAATGAACGGGTTTTACAGGAGGCAACAGATGAAACTGTTCCGCTGATTGAAAGAATTAAATTTCTGTCTATTTTCTCTTCTAACCTGGAAGAATTTTACCGGGTGCGTGTAGCTACAATGACCAGGTTGTCTAATTTAAACGACAAGGCCAAAGAACTTTTAGGATTTAATCCTAAAAAAGTGCTGAACGAGATTAAGAATATCGTCGTTAAACAGGAGCGTAAATTTGAACAATTATTTCAGGCTACGCTGATCAATGAACTTGCACAGAACAGGATTTTTATCCTGAATGATACGCAACTCAATGTGGCCAGGGGAGAGTTCGTAAAAGAGCACTTCCGGGATAAAATACTTTCCAACCTGGTACCGATCATGATTGATATGGAAAAACCTTTTCCAGAACTCAAAGACCGGTACCTGTACTTTTTTGTAAGGCTTAAAAAGAAAACCGGCAAAAAAGATGAAAAGTATGCATTGATAGAATTACCTCCCGATTTGCCAAGGTTCCTGGTCCTGCCGGAAACCAACGGATTAAAATTTATTATTCTTGCTGAGGATATTATCAAATATTGTCTGGATGACATCTTTTACGTATTCAAATACGATGAAATGGATGCCTATTCCATACAACTGACCAGAGACGCAGAACTGGATATAGATAAAAATGTAAGCGATAAGTTTATTGATGAATTAAAAACCAGCCTTGATAAACGTAAAAAAGGTAAACCAATGCGTTTACTTTATGATACAGAAATGCCGTTTGATATGCTCGGTGTGCTGGTTGCTAAAATGAAACTGGAAGCAGAAAGTCTGATTCCAGGAAACCGTTACCATAAATTTGGTGATTTCATTCGCTTTCCTAATGTAGGAGATAAAAGCCTTGAATATCCTGCAAATATACCCCTGAAGGTATTTGGTTTACACCGTACCCAAAGTATCTTTAACAAACTTGCAGAAAGAGACTACCTGGTTAATTTACCTTATCAATCTTACGATTACATCATTCTTTTTCTTCGTGAAGCAGCAATTGATCCTAAAGTTACGGCAATAAATATCACACTATACCGTCTTGCAGAGAATTCAAGAGTCATTAATGCTTTAATTAATGCGGCAAAAAATGGTAAAAAGGTAAACTGTCTGGTTGAACTTAAAGCACGCTTCGATGAAAGAGCAAATATTTTCTGGACCAACAGGCTGGAAGAAGAAGGTGTTCATGTAAACTATGGGCTGACTGATTACAAGGTCCATTCTAAAATCTGCCTGGTTACCCGGATAGAAAAAGGCCGTCCAGTTTATTATGCGAATCTTGCAACTGGTAATTTCAATGAGAAAACTGCTAAACTCTATTGTGACCATAGTATTTTTACAGCTAAAAAAGAGATCACGCATGATTTAATTAAGCTCTTTGCAGCCTTAAACAAGCGCACTGTAGCAACAGGATTTAAGTACCTGATCGTTTCTCCCCTGGAATCGAGAACTAAGTTTTATACTTTGATAGACCGGGAAATTAAGATTGCGAAATCTGGTAAACCTGCTTATCTTATTTTTAAGGTAAACAGTTTGGCTGATGAAGGGATCGTGGAGAAACTTTATGACGCAAGTAATGCTGGCGTAAAGATTAAATTAATTGTACGCGGTATCTGCTGCCTGGTTCCGGGAGTCAAAGATTTCAGTGAAAATATTACAGTCATCAGTATCATTGATAAGTTTTTAGAACATGCGCGTGTTTTTATTTTTGGGAACAACGGTAAAGAAGAAATGTTCCTTTCTTCAGGTGATTTAATGAGCCGCAATTTTGAGCACCGTGTAGAAGTTGGTTTTCCTGTGCTGGATGAAGACGTTAAACAGGAAATCAGGGATATTATTGATTTTCAGTTACAGGATAACGTAAAAGCGAGAGATATTACCCGGTTGAATAACAATAAATACCATAAAAACCGGCTTAGCACTAAGGTGAGAGCACAGGTTCAAACTTATAATTACTTAAAAAACAAACACCAGTAG
- a CDS encoding YajQ family cyclic di-GMP-binding protein: MPTFDIVSKVDAQTLDNAMNNAKKEILNRYDFSTSQSTIDHDKKTNVITIVTEDDMRLKAIEDSIISRMVKQNLDPKSLDFGKEQYASGNMIRKEVSIKEGIDKDVAKKIVAKIKASGLKVQASVMDDQLRVQSKNIDDLQKVISLCKGEDFGQPLQYINMRN; the protein is encoded by the coding sequence ATGCCCACTTTCGATATCGTAAGTAAAGTTGACGCGCAGACATTGGATAATGCAATGAACAACGCAAAAAAAGAGATTCTTAACCGTTATGATTTCTCTACCTCTCAGAGTACTATTGATCATGACAAGAAAACAAATGTGATCACCATTGTTACTGAAGATGACATGCGCCTGAAAGCAATTGAGGATTCAATTATCTCCCGTATGGTGAAACAAAATCTGGACCCTAAAAGTCTTGACTTTGGAAAGGAACAGTATGCTTCTGGTAATATGATCAGAAAAGAAGTTTCTATCAAAGAAGGGATCGACAAAGATGTCGCTAAAAAGATAGTTGCAAAAATCAAAGCAAGCGGGCTTAAAGTTCAGGCTTCTGTAATGGACGATCAATTGCGTGTACAAAGCAAAAACATTGATGACCTTCAAAAGGTAATCTCGCTTTGTAAAGGTGAAGATTTCGGACAGCCGCTTCAATACATCAATATGCGTAACTAA